The Ananas comosus cultivar F153 linkage group 2, ASM154086v1, whole genome shotgun sequence genome contains a region encoding:
- the LOC109723435 gene encoding BTB/POZ and MATH domain-containing protein 1-like codes for MSTSAAARSSESLSKWTMEKAIGSHLFHVADYSLARTIGVGKSISSAVFDVGGLDWSIKCYPAGGTPQNSNYLALFLALESDARNVKAAFRLALLDQRMKPSSKTPAHDGPYTFKNRDYALGYHRFVERAYLEASQFRSTDCLLSNDALLVHCTVTVLKNPRLQSPAIRPVAAPPSDLHQHLVRLLESGEGSDVTFEVGGATFAAHRWLLAARSPVFRAELFGPMKENRMRRIKIDDMEAVVFKGLLHFIYSDSLPPLMEELAKESAVLMAQHLLAAADRYGLERLRLICESKLSQQVDAGTVATTLALAEQHHCRNLKAICLNFIDSPEVFIAVMRTDGFEHLKTSCPALLENLLKKLG; via the coding sequence ATGTCCACCTCCGCAGCCGCGCGTTCCTCGGAGTCGCTCTCCAAGTGGACGATGGAGAAGGCGATCGGGTCCCACCTCTTCCACGTCGCCGACTACTCGCTGGCCCGGACGATCGGCGTCGGCAAGTCCATCTCCTCCGCGGTCTTCGACGTCGGCGGCCTCGACTGGTCCATCAAATGCTACCCCGCCGGCGGCACCCCGCAAAATTCGAACTATCTGGCGCTTTTCCTCGCGCTCGAAAGCGACGCCAGAAACGTGAAGGCCGCGTTCAGGCTGGCGCTCCTCGACCAGCGCATGAAGCCGTCGTCCAAAACCCCCGCGCACGACGGCCCGTACACGTTCAAGAACCGCGACTACGCCCTCGGCTACCACCGCTTCGTCGAGAGAGCCTATCTGGAGGCCTCGCAGTTCCGGAGCACCGATTGCCTCCTGAGCAACGATGCCCTCCTAGTCCACTGCACCGTCACCGTGCTCAAGAACCCGCGCCTGCAGTCGCCCGCCATTCGCCCTgtcgcggcgccgccgtccGACCTGCACCAGCATCTCGTCCGGCTCTTGGAGAGCGGAGAGGGGAGCGACGTCACCTTCGAAGTCGGCGGGGCCACTTTCGCCGCGCACCGGTGGTTGCTCGCCGCGCGGTCGCCCGTGTTCAGGGCGGAGCTCTTCGGTCCGATGAAGGAGAACAGAATGCGGCGGATCAAGATCGACGATATGGAGGCTGTGGTGTTCAAGGGCTTGCTTCATTTCATCTATTCGGACTCGCTGCCCCCTCTGATGGAAGAGCTTGCCAAGGAGTCCGCAGTCCTGATGGCTCAGCATCTTCTCGCCGCCGCCGATCGATATGGGCTGGAAAGGCTGAGGCTGATTTGCGAGAGCAAGTTGTCTCAGCAGGTCGACGCAGGCACGGTGGCGACCACCTTGGCTTTGGCCGAGCAGCACCACTGCCGCAACCTTAAAGCCATTTGCCTCAATTTTATCGACTCTCCTGAAGTGTTCATTGCCGTCATGCGAACCGACGGATTTGAGCACCTGAAAACAAGCTGCCCTGCGCTTCTCGAAAATCTCCTTAAGAAACTAGGCTGA
- the LOC109727472 gene encoding BTB/POZ and MATH domain-containing protein 2-like has protein sequence MASSPDAPPSSSSEPLSYSSSTWTMEKVTGMHRFKIAEYKLVRAMGAGWSVRSGIFNVGGYDWSLVCHPNGTSEDTAHIFFVVFGLENDVADSVKVRVEIVFLDENGEPSRFLGDRFVQEFSRSHPRRGPAPLGRIPHLEAAQFIQNDCLTIQCTVSILKSPHVQVLKTPSVAVPPSDLHRQFGRLLEDGAGTDVTFQVGAGGGEAFSAHRCVLAARSPVFKAKFFGPMEGSSAERVKIDDIEPAAFKALLYFIYSDSLPPQMEEIDEESAVSMAQHLLVAADRYGLERLKILCEDKLCRGIDVNTVATTLAIADQHLCSQLKAACFDFVVSSRILTAVMETDGFEHLRMSCPSVVKELLKKVNS, from the coding sequence atGGCCTCCTCCCCCGACGCGCCGCCCTCGTCCTCCTCGGAGCCATTGTCGTACTCTTCGTCGACGTGGACGATGGAGAAGGTGACCGGAATGCACCGGTTCAAGATCGCCGAGTACAAGCTGGTCAGAGCTATGGGCGCCGGCTGGTCCGTCCGGTCCGGCATCTTCAACGTCGGCGGCTACGACTGGTCTCTCGTGTGCCACCCGAACGGTACCTCGGAGGACACCGCCCACATATTTTTCGTCGTTTTCGGACTGGAAAATGACGTCGCGGATAGCGTGAAGGTCCGAGTCGAGATCGTCTTTCTTGATGAGAATGGGGAACCCTCGAGATTTCTAGGAGATCGCTTCGTACAGGAATTCTCCCGCAGCCATCCCCGCCGGGGTCCGGCGCCGCTGGGGAGAATACCCCATCTGGAGGCGGCGCAGTTTATTCAGAATGACTGCCTGACGATTCAGTGCACCGTCTCCATCCTCAAGTCTCCGCATGTCCAAGTACTCAAAACTCCCTCCGTCGCCGTGCCGCCCTCCGACTTGCACCGGCAATTCGGACGGCTCTTGGAGGACGGCGCGGGGACGGACGTGACCTTCCAAGTCGGCGCAGGCGGAGGAGAGGCTTTCTCCGCGCACCGGTGCGTGCTCGCCGCGCGGTCTCCGGTCTTCAAGGCGAAATTTTTCGGCCCGATGGAGGGAAGCAGTGCCGAGCGCGTGAAGATCGACGACATAGAGCCTGCGGCATTCAAGGCTCTGCTTTATTTCATCTATTCGGATTCGCTGCCCCCGCAGATGGAGGAGATCGACGAGGAGTCCGCTGTTTCGATGGCCCAGCATCTTTTGGTTGCCGCGGATCGATACGGGCTGGAGAGGCTGAAGATATTATGCGAGGACAAGTTGTGCCGGGGCATCGACGTGAACACCGTCGCGACCACCTTGGCCATAGCCGACCAGCACCTCTGCAGTCAGCTCAAAGCAGCCTGCTTCGATTTTGTCGTGTCTTCTCGAATACTGACTGCCGTCATGGAAACAGACGGATTCGAGCACCTAAGAATGAGCTGCCCCTCAGTTGTAAAGGAGCTGCTCAAGAAGGTAAACTCATAA